From a region of the Oscarella lobularis chromosome 7, ooOscLobu1.1, whole genome shotgun sequence genome:
- the LOC136188673 gene encoding uncharacterized protein isoform X1: MLGGKFLFFGLVFDVLLFYVVGSHFRGGIITWKPDPVVARKVTFSFQLGWRRSSSFCNDTTISSSSLIGFGSWSCLSGCSANPVSTAQMHCTGYSVTEDWSQGENTFNYTFSTDGPFVIGFTGCCWISSLVVGRDGDWIVSTTIDLNVRRDTGKINSSPISATSPIIRLKQHCSYSLPIHTDDPDGDKVRCRWAVRTDSMNECGGVCNSLSGAILDEDPCVIHYKATTLGLHAVALTLEDFPNPAISSKPLSTVPLQFLLKIENTGSTCEAGISYTSDTLVQKECVAVELGKRFAARIGVVENTTKLADVLLVNPVGFTKSAILGSHPMRYVNAEWTPLQSQKGLNVFCFTAIDDIGNALEQRCVTIIVGALPPKLIQKSETPKNESANVDVFTRKFSITFDQEIRRPARSKYITVNSVDESGTVRVVAKLDTSSSSAVLVSNRTLTFYLYGNLNAGYLHPNSSHFVSMDRGSVVGLQACANSGVPFEGIQDKIAWSFTTGTPAIHPCEKDGRGTCQKYCDFRDNKYTCYCDKEEVLAPNEHTCIPKNGVSGCSNNCSGNGACIGPKVCNCRIGWEGDACQDPVCSHVAGCSGHGLCVSPDVCACDAGWGGPACSVDQCSIYRSCSSCTATVGCGWCDDLRRCVAGFGSGASSLSCPSWRYYDCRTVSASKTTTCSAHSKNVDCAGCQLVTPFKPSGPGSLQYCFDFRGSCDRYAECFTVGDCPSWNETACPLGRPTSVTSRKRRETNNKRVSNFNSIACRGKTKVDVREPRAKGQAVVEETVRLIADSGIFPNDHGLLRKIAWVESRDGTHSSTFRDPTSEAGVGIWQMDKTTFEDLRNNYLKRKKELVQKIISTFGIDLTSVSREDLYESLIAALYARVLLVRFPEAIPSDDKGQAKYWKDHYNTKSGKGTPEKFLNDMRNLPRADQGCIHGVPDPKNKCKCFCETGFRGENCDQPDCGCSCANGGVCLLAPDGSSNHNCVCRWRFQGRCCEIVPPGGARGDPHLRTIDGKSYDYFDIGVYWGCISRENEFGVQLAFFRHKGTSLVGGAALKFGTGVVTAVTHESPTGIPLLRLNGKEIKATPSLQFSVDDVRVVFSNETGFFVIFFQYENGITYTIETHYSPVLERQFMNVLLGPSSALEGKTSGLCGKMDGIQVNDFTGPDGAVYDDAIRFGDSWRIDAYELDSGTYWSYNSSNFNFSDVSGKEYIDPSHSPLYNISDHNVITEQDAEKICAKYGLSGSLLRSCRFDLVATGDETLAKNSGFQIGVCPNDCSNRGACINGTCFCYALWSGPDCSQGGCENCSSNSVCQNGFCQCKLGYVREKKRCVKANCVAVNNCTSPLHGLCISAGECLCSPGFTGSDCSQTTACTVSCSVHGVCGEGGGCVCDPNWSGDDCSVPNCNDLQNCSGHGLCTDATCRCNPGWSGSSCSLPSCVNVDDCSGNGECIASDQCLCYEGFALPNCSEPIACASLSNCSGNGVCLSNASCLCYEGYAGSSCEYPLCPSGCSNQGRCVEANFCECNRGWTGFSCNEPSCEEHNYCSGNGMCVDFDLCVCSENWTGPSCNVPDCPINGSSQKCFGHGICVGPGLCSCAPGYFGDYCQEGNPYEATCNSSWSVQRDLWINDYKSWTDAVSRCSPLDPQALNASTAASPVEQWNAMQRDYINSLELWLKIYSRSLGLPATVPIDDNLSLEQQWGSVLTFANKAYDSWYEHVGNSNGFSKPSLPSDVCQNSRVDDWNQHVFIGRYARENGKCG, from the exons ATGCTCGGAGGAAAATTTCTGTTCTTCGGTTTGGTATTTGACGTGCTTCTTTTCTACGTCGTTGGCTCTCATTTTCGAGGAGGAATTATTACGTGGAAGCCCGatcccgtcgtcgcgagaaaG gtgacgttttctttccaaCTTGGCTGGAGACGATCCAGCTCCTTTTGCAACGACACGACAATTTCTTCCTCATCACTGATTGGATTTGGTTCATGGTCATGTCTTTCTGGCTGCAGTGCAAATCCAGTGAGTACAGCGCAAATGCACTGTACTGGGTACAGCGTGACGGAAGACTGGTCACAAGGAGAAAACACGTTTAATTATACTTTCAGTACTGATGGACCTTTTGTGATTGG TTTTACTGGTTGTTGCTGGATATCGTCACTTGTAGTCGGCCGTGATGGTGATTGGATCGTATCAACTACCATTGATCTGAACGTTCGTCGTGATACtggaaaaatcaattcatCGCCGATTTCAGCAACATCTCCCATCATTCGACTAAAGCAACACTGTTCCTATTCTCTGCCTATTCACACTGACGATCCAGATGGCGATAAGGTGAGATGTCGCTGGGCAGTGAGAACTGATTCGATGAACGAGTGTGGAGGCGTTTGCAATTCTCTTAGCGGAGCTATTTTGGACGAA GATCCCTGTGTCATTCACTATAAAGCGACCACGCTGGGATTGCACGCTGTTGCATTGACGCTAGAAGATTTTCCAAATCCGGCCATATCATCCAAACCCCTAAGTACTGTTCCGCTTCAGTTTCTTCTGAAGATCGAAAACACCGGCAGCACATGTGAAGCAGGAATCAGCTACACTTCCGACACGCTGGTGCAAAAGGAATGCGTAGCAGTTGAACTAGGGAAAAGGTTTGCGGCTCGAATTGGAGTTGTTGAAAATACCACGAA GCTTGCCGATGTGTTATTGGTCAACCCAGTAGGGTTCACGAAATCTGCGATTTTAGGCAGTCACCCAATGAGGTATGTAAATGCGGAGTGGACTCCTCTGCAAAGTCAAAAGGGTTTGAACGTCTTCTGTTTTACTGCCATTGATGATATCGG TAATGCTCTTGAGCAACGTTGCGTGACGATCATAGTCGGAG CGCTTCCTCCTAAGCTGAttcaaaaaagcgaaacgcCGAAAAATGAGAGCGCTAACGTCGATGTCTTCACGAGAAAGTTTTCCATAACCTTTGATCAAGAG ATAAGGCGTCCAGCTCGATCCAAGTATATCACTGTGAATTCTGTTGACGAGAGCGGCACCGTGAGAGTCGTCGCCAAGCTAGacacgtcatcttcatccgCTGTACTTGTCAGCAATAGAACGCTGACGTTCTATCTTTATGGCAATCTTAATGCCGGATACCTCCATCCCAACTCTTCTCACTTTGTGTCAATGGATCGCGGCTCGGTGGTTGGGCTACAAGCGTGCGCAAACAGTGGCGTTCCCTTCGAAGGCATTCAGGATAAGATTGCGTGGTCTTTCACTACAG GTACCCCTGCAATTCATCCGTGCGAAAAAGACGGACGCGGAACTTGTCAGAAATACTGTGATTTTCGCGATAACAAGTACACGTGCTACTGCGACAAAGAGGAGGTTTTGGCTCCAAATGAACACACGTGCATTCCAAAGAACGGAGTGTCCGGCTGCTCAAATAATTGTAGTGGTAACGGAGCTTGCATTGGCCCCAAAGTGTGCAACTGCCGGATCGGCTGGGAAGGCGACGCATGTCAAGATCCTGTCTGCTCTCACGTCGCCGGCTGCTCTGGTCACGGCCTGTGCGTGTCACCGGACGTCTGTGCATGCGACGCAGGCTGGGGTGGACCGGCTTGCTCGGTCGATCAATGCTCGATCTACCGAAGCTGCTCGTCTTGCACCGCCACCGTCGGTTGCGGCTGGTGCGACGATCTGCGTCGATGCGTTGCAGGATTTGGGAGTGGGgcctcgtcgttgtcgtgcCCTTCGTGGCGTTATTATGATTGTCGCACTGTGAGTGCCAGTAAAACGACCACGTGCTCAGCTCATTCGAAGAACGTTGACTGTGCTGGCTGTCAATTGGTTACCCCGTTCAAGCCGTCGGGGCCAGGCAGTTTGCAGTACTGTTTTGACTTTCGAGGCTCTTGCGACAGATACGCCGAGTGCTTCACAGTCGGGGACTGTCCGTCGTGGAACGAAACAGCTTGTCCTCTAGGCAGACCAACGTCAGTTACAAGTAGAAAACGCAGAG AAACTAATAATAAACGAGTTTCCAACTTCAATTCAATCGCTTGTCGTGGAAAAACTAAAGTGGACGTTCGTGAACCCAGGGCTAAGGGGCAAGCCGTCGTTGAAGAAACCGTGCGATTGATTGCAGACAGTGGCATTTTTCCTAACGATCACGGACTTCTGAGAAAGATAGCTTGGGTTGAAAGCAGAGACGGTACACACTCGTCCACCTTTCGCGATCCAACGTCGGAGGCAGGGGTAGGAATTTGGCAGATGGACAAGACGACATTTGAAGACTTGAGGAACAACTacttgaagagaaagaaagaattaGTACAAAAGATTATCTCAACATTTGGCATCGACCTGACAAGCGTTAGCAGAGAGGACTTGTACGAGTCACTCATCGCAGCTCTTTATGCAAGAGTACTACTCGTAAGATTTCCAGAGGCTATTCCAAGCGATGACAAAGGTCAGGCTAAATACTGGAAAGATCACTACAATACTAAAAGTGGAAAAGGAACTCCAGAAAAGTTTTTGAATGATATGCGGAATCTGCCGAGGGCTGACCAAG GTTGTATTCACGGAGTTCCGGATCCAAAGAACAAGTGCAAGTGCTTCTGTGAAACTGGATTTAGAGGCGAAAACTGTGATCAGCCCGACTGCGGATGTTCTTGCGCCAACGGCGGAGTGTGTCTTCTCGCGCCGGACGGTAGCTCAAATCATAACTGCGTCTGCCGTTGGAGATTTCAGGGCAGATGTTGTGAAATAGTACCCCCAGGAGGCGCCCGGGGAGATCCTCATCTACGAACCATTGACG GCAAAAGTTACGACTACTTTGATATCGGCGTGTACTGGGGATGCATTAGTCGCGAGAACGAGTTTGGGGTTCAATTGGCCTTTTTTCGGCACAAAGGAACGTCTCTAGTAGGAGGAGCTGCTCTCAAGTTCGGCACAGGCGTAGTGACAGCCGTTACCCATGAAAGCCCCACAGGCATTCCTCTACTGCG GTTAAAcggaaaagaaataaaagcgACACCAAGTTTGCAGTTCTCTGTGGATGATGTTCGTGTCGTCTTCAGCAACGAAACCGGctttttcgtcattttctttcaatACGAAAACGGAATTACGTACACCATTGAAACGCATTACAGTCCGGTGCTGGAACGTCAGTTCATGAATGTTCTACTTGGTCCTTCGAGTGCTCTCGAAGGAAAAACGAGTGGACTTTGTGGGAAAATGGACGGCATTCAAGTCAACGACTTTACAGGTCCGGATGGAGCAGTCTACGACGACGCCATTCGTTTTGGAGATTCGT GGAGAATTGATGCTTATGAATTAGACAGTGGCACTTACTGGTCTTATAACAGctcaaatttcaatttttctgacGTGAGTGGGAAGGAGTATATCGATCCCAGCCACTCTCCATTATACAATATTTCGGATCACAACGTCATAACTGAACAG GATGCGGAGAAAATCTGCGCAAAATACGGTTTGTCTGGATCCCTTCTTAGGAGCTGCAGATTTGATTTGGTTGCTACTGGTGACGAAACATTAGCGAAGAACAGTGGATTCCAAATCG GAGTTTGCCCCAACGACTGCTCCAATCGCGGCGCATGCATAAATGGAACTTGTTTCTGCTATGCTCTTTGGTCTGGTCCCGACTGTAGCCAAG GTGGCTGCGAGAATTGTTCTTCTAATAGCGTATGCCAGAACGGATTTTGTCAGTGCAAGTTGGGCTATgtaagagagaagaaaagatgCGTGAAAG CAAACTGTGTCGCCGTAAACAACTGCACGTCGCCTCTGCACGGCCTCTGTATTAGTGCCGGCGAATGCCTTTGCAGTCCTGGCTTCACTGGCTCAGACTGCAGTCAAACGACTGCTTGCACGGTGTCTTGCTCTGTTCACGGCGTTTGCGGCGAAGGAGGTGGGTGCGTTTGCGATCCTAACTGGAGCGGCGATGATTGTTCTGTTCCGAATTGCAACGATCTCCAGAACTGTTCAG GTCACGGACTGTGTACCGATGCAACTTGTCGTTGCAACCCGGGCTGGTCTGGCAGCAGTTGCAGTCTTCCATCTTGCGTCAATGTTGATGATTGTTCGGGAAATGGAGAGTGCATCGCTTCAGATCAATGTCTCTGTTACGAAGGCTTTGCTCTTCCCAACTGTTCAGAGCCAATTGCATGCGCTTCTTTGTCTAACTGCAGTGGCAATGGCGTCTGTCTGTCGAATGCGTCGTGTTTATGCTACGAAGGCTACGCTGGATCGTCTTGCGAATATCCACTGTGCCCGTCAGGCTGCTCAAATCAGGGACGTTGCGTCGAGGCGAATTTCTGTGAGTGCAATCGAGGCTGGACGGGCTTCAGCTGCAACGAACCATCGTGTGAAGAACACAATTATTGCAGCG GCAATGGAATGTGTGTAGATTTTGATCTATGCGTTTGCAGTGAAAATTGGACAGGACCATCGTGCAATGTTCCTGACTGTCCCATCAATGGTTCGTCCCAGAAGTGCTTCGGTCACGGCATATGCGTCGGACCGGGCCTGTGCTCCTGTGCTCCAGGATACTTCGGTGATTACTGTCAAGAAG GTAATCCGTATGAAGCCACGTGCAACAGTTCTTGGTCTGTTCAGCGAGATCTCTGGATCAATGACTATAAATCGTGGACAGACGCTGTGTCGCGGTGTTCTCCACTAGATCCTCAAGCATTGAACGCCAGCACTGCCGCGTCTCCCGTCGAACAGTGGAATGCTATGCAAAGGGACTATATCAATTCGCTGGAATTGTGGTTAAAAATCTATTCAAGGAGTCTTGGACTGCCAGCTACAGTTCCAATCGACGACAACCTTTCTCTCGAACAACAGTGGGGCTCTGTGCTGACGTTCGCAAACAAG GCCTATGACTCGTGGTACGAGCACGTTGGTAATTCCAATGGATTTTCAAAGCCTTCGCTGCCAAGTGACGTATGCCAAAATTCTCGTGTCGACGATTGGAATCAACATGTGTTTATTGGCCGTTACGCCAGAGAAAATGGCAAGTGTGGATAA
- the LOC136188673 gene encoding uncharacterized protein isoform X2, translating to MLGGKFLFFGLVFDVLLFYVVGSHFRGGIITWKPDPVVARKVTFSFQLGWRRSSSFCNDTTISSSSLIGFGSWSCLSGCSANPVSTAQMHCTGYSVTEDWSQGENTFNYTFSTDGPFVIGFTGCCWISSLVVGRDGDWIVSTTIDLNVRRDTGKINSSPISATSPIIRLKQHCSYSLPIHTDDPDGDKVRCRWAVRTDSMNECGGVCNSLSGAILDEDPCVIHYKATTLGLHAVALTLEDFPNPAISSKPLSTVPLQFLLKIENTGSTCEAGISYTSDTLVQKECVAVELGKRFAARIGVVENTTKLADVLLVNPVGFTKSAILGSHPMRYVNAEWTPLQSQKGLNVFCFTAIDDIGNALEQRCVTIIVGALPPKLIQKSETPKNESANVDVFTRKFSITFDQEIRRPARSKYITVNSVDESGTVRVVAKLDTSSSSAVLVSNRTLTFYLYGNLNAGYLHPNSSHFVSMDRGSVVGLQACANSGVPFEGIQDKIAWSFTTGTPAIHPCEKDGRGTCQKYCDFRDNKYTCYCDKEEVLAPNEHTCIPKNGVSGCSNNCSGNGACIGPKVCNCRIGWEGDACQDPVCSHVAGCSGHGLCVSPDVCACDAGWGGPACSVDQCSIYRSCSSCTATVGCGWCDDLRRCVAGFGSGASSLSCPSWRYYDCRTVSASKTTTCSAHSKNVDCAGCQLVTPFKPSGPGSLQYCFDFRGSCDRYAECFTVGDCPSWNETACPLGRPTSVTSRKRRETNNKRVSNFNSIACRGKTKVDVREPRAKGQAVVEETVRLIADSGIFPNDHGLLRKIAWVESRDGTHSSTFRDPTSEAGVGIWQMDKTTFEDLRNNYLKRKKELVQKIISTFGIDLTSVSREDLYESLIAALYARVLLVRFPEAIPSDDKGQAKYWKDHYNTKSGKGTPEKFLNDMRNLPRADQGCIHGVPDPKNKCKCFCETGFRGENCDQPDCGCSCANGGVCLLAPDGSSNHNCVCRWRFQGRCCEIVPPGGARGDPHLRTIDGKSYDYFDIGVYWGCISRENEFGVQLAFFRHKGTSLVGGAALKFGTGVVTAVTHESPTGIPLLRLNGKEIKATPSLQFSVDDVRVVFSNETGFFVIFFQYENGITYTIETHYSPVLERQFMNVLLGPSSALEGKTSGLCGKMDGIQVNDFTGPDGAVYDDAIRFGDSWRIDAYELDSGTYWSYNSSNFNFSDVSGKEYIDPSHSPLYNISDHNVITEQDAEKICAKYGLSGSLLRSCRFDLVATGDETLAKNSGFQIGVCPNDCSNRGACINGTCFCYALWSGPDCSQGGCENCSSNSVCQNGFCQCKLGYVREKKRCVKANCVAVNNCTSPLHGLCISAGECLCSPGFTGSDCSQTTACTVSCSVHGVCGEGGGCVCDPNWSGDDCSVPNCNDLQNCSGHGLCTDATCRCNPGWSGSSCSLPSCVNVDDCSGNGECIASDQCLCYEGFALPNCSEPIACASLSNCSGNGVCLSNASCLCYEGYAGSSCEYPLCPSGCSNQGRCVEANFCECNRGWTGFSCNEPSCEEHNYCSGNGMCVDFDLCVCSENWTGPSCNVPDCPINGSSQKCFGHGICVGPGLCSCAPGYFGDYCQEGNPYEATCNSSWSVQRDLWINDYKSWTDAVSRCSPLDPQALNASTAASPVEQWNAMQRDYINSLELWLKIYSRSLGLPATVPIDDNLSLEQQWGSVLTFANKAYDSWYEHVGNSNGFSKPSLPSDVCQNSRVDDWNQHVFIGRYARENVLQ from the exons ATGCTCGGAGGAAAATTTCTGTTCTTCGGTTTGGTATTTGACGTGCTTCTTTTCTACGTCGTTGGCTCTCATTTTCGAGGAGGAATTATTACGTGGAAGCCCGatcccgtcgtcgcgagaaaG gtgacgttttctttccaaCTTGGCTGGAGACGATCCAGCTCCTTTTGCAACGACACGACAATTTCTTCCTCATCACTGATTGGATTTGGTTCATGGTCATGTCTTTCTGGCTGCAGTGCAAATCCAGTGAGTACAGCGCAAATGCACTGTACTGGGTACAGCGTGACGGAAGACTGGTCACAAGGAGAAAACACGTTTAATTATACTTTCAGTACTGATGGACCTTTTGTGATTGG TTTTACTGGTTGTTGCTGGATATCGTCACTTGTAGTCGGCCGTGATGGTGATTGGATCGTATCAACTACCATTGATCTGAACGTTCGTCGTGATACtggaaaaatcaattcatCGCCGATTTCAGCAACATCTCCCATCATTCGACTAAAGCAACACTGTTCCTATTCTCTGCCTATTCACACTGACGATCCAGATGGCGATAAGGTGAGATGTCGCTGGGCAGTGAGAACTGATTCGATGAACGAGTGTGGAGGCGTTTGCAATTCTCTTAGCGGAGCTATTTTGGACGAA GATCCCTGTGTCATTCACTATAAAGCGACCACGCTGGGATTGCACGCTGTTGCATTGACGCTAGAAGATTTTCCAAATCCGGCCATATCATCCAAACCCCTAAGTACTGTTCCGCTTCAGTTTCTTCTGAAGATCGAAAACACCGGCAGCACATGTGAAGCAGGAATCAGCTACACTTCCGACACGCTGGTGCAAAAGGAATGCGTAGCAGTTGAACTAGGGAAAAGGTTTGCGGCTCGAATTGGAGTTGTTGAAAATACCACGAA GCTTGCCGATGTGTTATTGGTCAACCCAGTAGGGTTCACGAAATCTGCGATTTTAGGCAGTCACCCAATGAGGTATGTAAATGCGGAGTGGACTCCTCTGCAAAGTCAAAAGGGTTTGAACGTCTTCTGTTTTACTGCCATTGATGATATCGG TAATGCTCTTGAGCAACGTTGCGTGACGATCATAGTCGGAG CGCTTCCTCCTAAGCTGAttcaaaaaagcgaaacgcCGAAAAATGAGAGCGCTAACGTCGATGTCTTCACGAGAAAGTTTTCCATAACCTTTGATCAAGAG ATAAGGCGTCCAGCTCGATCCAAGTATATCACTGTGAATTCTGTTGACGAGAGCGGCACCGTGAGAGTCGTCGCCAAGCTAGacacgtcatcttcatccgCTGTACTTGTCAGCAATAGAACGCTGACGTTCTATCTTTATGGCAATCTTAATGCCGGATACCTCCATCCCAACTCTTCTCACTTTGTGTCAATGGATCGCGGCTCGGTGGTTGGGCTACAAGCGTGCGCAAACAGTGGCGTTCCCTTCGAAGGCATTCAGGATAAGATTGCGTGGTCTTTCACTACAG GTACCCCTGCAATTCATCCGTGCGAAAAAGACGGACGCGGAACTTGTCAGAAATACTGTGATTTTCGCGATAACAAGTACACGTGCTACTGCGACAAAGAGGAGGTTTTGGCTCCAAATGAACACACGTGCATTCCAAAGAACGGAGTGTCCGGCTGCTCAAATAATTGTAGTGGTAACGGAGCTTGCATTGGCCCCAAAGTGTGCAACTGCCGGATCGGCTGGGAAGGCGACGCATGTCAAGATCCTGTCTGCTCTCACGTCGCCGGCTGCTCTGGTCACGGCCTGTGCGTGTCACCGGACGTCTGTGCATGCGACGCAGGCTGGGGTGGACCGGCTTGCTCGGTCGATCAATGCTCGATCTACCGAAGCTGCTCGTCTTGCACCGCCACCGTCGGTTGCGGCTGGTGCGACGATCTGCGTCGATGCGTTGCAGGATTTGGGAGTGGGgcctcgtcgttgtcgtgcCCTTCGTGGCGTTATTATGATTGTCGCACTGTGAGTGCCAGTAAAACGACCACGTGCTCAGCTCATTCGAAGAACGTTGACTGTGCTGGCTGTCAATTGGTTACCCCGTTCAAGCCGTCGGGGCCAGGCAGTTTGCAGTACTGTTTTGACTTTCGAGGCTCTTGCGACAGATACGCCGAGTGCTTCACAGTCGGGGACTGTCCGTCGTGGAACGAAACAGCTTGTCCTCTAGGCAGACCAACGTCAGTTACAAGTAGAAAACGCAGAG AAACTAATAATAAACGAGTTTCCAACTTCAATTCAATCGCTTGTCGTGGAAAAACTAAAGTGGACGTTCGTGAACCCAGGGCTAAGGGGCAAGCCGTCGTTGAAGAAACCGTGCGATTGATTGCAGACAGTGGCATTTTTCCTAACGATCACGGACTTCTGAGAAAGATAGCTTGGGTTGAAAGCAGAGACGGTACACACTCGTCCACCTTTCGCGATCCAACGTCGGAGGCAGGGGTAGGAATTTGGCAGATGGACAAGACGACATTTGAAGACTTGAGGAACAACTacttgaagagaaagaaagaattaGTACAAAAGATTATCTCAACATTTGGCATCGACCTGACAAGCGTTAGCAGAGAGGACTTGTACGAGTCACTCATCGCAGCTCTTTATGCAAGAGTACTACTCGTAAGATTTCCAGAGGCTATTCCAAGCGATGACAAAGGTCAGGCTAAATACTGGAAAGATCACTACAATACTAAAAGTGGAAAAGGAACTCCAGAAAAGTTTTTGAATGATATGCGGAATCTGCCGAGGGCTGACCAAG GTTGTATTCACGGAGTTCCGGATCCAAAGAACAAGTGCAAGTGCTTCTGTGAAACTGGATTTAGAGGCGAAAACTGTGATCAGCCCGACTGCGGATGTTCTTGCGCCAACGGCGGAGTGTGTCTTCTCGCGCCGGACGGTAGCTCAAATCATAACTGCGTCTGCCGTTGGAGATTTCAGGGCAGATGTTGTGAAATAGTACCCCCAGGAGGCGCCCGGGGAGATCCTCATCTACGAACCATTGACG GCAAAAGTTACGACTACTTTGATATCGGCGTGTACTGGGGATGCATTAGTCGCGAGAACGAGTTTGGGGTTCAATTGGCCTTTTTTCGGCACAAAGGAACGTCTCTAGTAGGAGGAGCTGCTCTCAAGTTCGGCACAGGCGTAGTGACAGCCGTTACCCATGAAAGCCCCACAGGCATTCCTCTACTGCG GTTAAAcggaaaagaaataaaagcgACACCAAGTTTGCAGTTCTCTGTGGATGATGTTCGTGTCGTCTTCAGCAACGAAACCGGctttttcgtcattttctttcaatACGAAAACGGAATTACGTACACCATTGAAACGCATTACAGTCCGGTGCTGGAACGTCAGTTCATGAATGTTCTACTTGGTCCTTCGAGTGCTCTCGAAGGAAAAACGAGTGGACTTTGTGGGAAAATGGACGGCATTCAAGTCAACGACTTTACAGGTCCGGATGGAGCAGTCTACGACGACGCCATTCGTTTTGGAGATTCGT GGAGAATTGATGCTTATGAATTAGACAGTGGCACTTACTGGTCTTATAACAGctcaaatttcaatttttctgacGTGAGTGGGAAGGAGTATATCGATCCCAGCCACTCTCCATTATACAATATTTCGGATCACAACGTCATAACTGAACAG GATGCGGAGAAAATCTGCGCAAAATACGGTTTGTCTGGATCCCTTCTTAGGAGCTGCAGATTTGATTTGGTTGCTACTGGTGACGAAACATTAGCGAAGAACAGTGGATTCCAAATCG GAGTTTGCCCCAACGACTGCTCCAATCGCGGCGCATGCATAAATGGAACTTGTTTCTGCTATGCTCTTTGGTCTGGTCCCGACTGTAGCCAAG GTGGCTGCGAGAATTGTTCTTCTAATAGCGTATGCCAGAACGGATTTTGTCAGTGCAAGTTGGGCTATgtaagagagaagaaaagatgCGTGAAAG CAAACTGTGTCGCCGTAAACAACTGCACGTCGCCTCTGCACGGCCTCTGTATTAGTGCCGGCGAATGCCTTTGCAGTCCTGGCTTCACTGGCTCAGACTGCAGTCAAACGACTGCTTGCACGGTGTCTTGCTCTGTTCACGGCGTTTGCGGCGAAGGAGGTGGGTGCGTTTGCGATCCTAACTGGAGCGGCGATGATTGTTCTGTTCCGAATTGCAACGATCTCCAGAACTGTTCAG GTCACGGACTGTGTACCGATGCAACTTGTCGTTGCAACCCGGGCTGGTCTGGCAGCAGTTGCAGTCTTCCATCTTGCGTCAATGTTGATGATTGTTCGGGAAATGGAGAGTGCATCGCTTCAGATCAATGTCTCTGTTACGAAGGCTTTGCTCTTCCCAACTGTTCAGAGCCAATTGCATGCGCTTCTTTGTCTAACTGCAGTGGCAATGGCGTCTGTCTGTCGAATGCGTCGTGTTTATGCTACGAAGGCTACGCTGGATCGTCTTGCGAATATCCACTGTGCCCGTCAGGCTGCTCAAATCAGGGACGTTGCGTCGAGGCGAATTTCTGTGAGTGCAATCGAGGCTGGACGGGCTTCAGCTGCAACGAACCATCGTGTGAAGAACACAATTATTGCAGCG GCAATGGAATGTGTGTAGATTTTGATCTATGCGTTTGCAGTGAAAATTGGACAGGACCATCGTGCAATGTTCCTGACTGTCCCATCAATGGTTCGTCCCAGAAGTGCTTCGGTCACGGCATATGCGTCGGACCGGGCCTGTGCTCCTGTGCTCCAGGATACTTCGGTGATTACTGTCAAGAAG GTAATCCGTATGAAGCCACGTGCAACAGTTCTTGGTCTGTTCAGCGAGATCTCTGGATCAATGACTATAAATCGTGGACAGACGCTGTGTCGCGGTGTTCTCCACTAGATCCTCAAGCATTGAACGCCAGCACTGCCGCGTCTCCCGTCGAACAGTGGAATGCTATGCAAAGGGACTATATCAATTCGCTGGAATTGTGGTTAAAAATCTATTCAAGGAGTCTTGGACTGCCAGCTACAGTTCCAATCGACGACAACCTTTCTCTCGAACAACAGTGGGGCTCTGTGCTGACGTTCGCAAACAAG GCCTATGACTCGTGGTACGAGCACGTTGGTAATTCCAATGGATTTTCAAAGCCTTCGCTGCCAAGTGACGTATGCCAAAATTCTCGTGTCGACGATTGGAATCAACATGTGTTTATTGGCCGTTACGCCAGAGAAAATG TACTGCAATAG